Proteins encoded in a region of the Benincasa hispida cultivar B227 chromosome 2, ASM972705v1, whole genome shotgun sequence genome:
- the LOC120071316 gene encoding receptor-like serine/threonine-protein kinase ALE2 isoform X1, which yields MEEVLILQMVILCLIIAANASNLGEIAGLRNSPPPSTFSAFPPVLGTPGSVQQEKSLRINGPSSAPQQNESTLQPPVMLPTIVPGPLPDTIEGFIPSASPHAPPEAPPFNSMPQPSLPVQPNAPLISPSAPEPEGKAPANETPLSIVSPGPAVSSSNSPHYPPTSSPHEQTNTSSSSHQSTSPNVAPIPEPISPASKLPKNSPASHPVGLERPPSILPEPIISPAIAISPKASDRKRLETPAATPYNALPKYMPPVNHSPGEAPSSHNDMGHSHDAQQPISPPQKTLFHRVNLSPTSPPSPSNYKNRRRENHIISHAPGPSYPISSPMTKTPGPVISTAQHSPGRQHHAPPSESEPPSHYAPLPPVTHVSPSPSPHQKISGHTRRHFYPPKASPSKPWAKSPKMPPIHTLPPPPPDEDCLATQCTEPYTNTPPGSPCGCVWPMQIGLRLSVSLYTFFPLVSVLATEIAAGVFVKQSQVRIIGANAANQQPDKTVVLIDLVPLGEKFDNTTAFLTYQRFWHKKVSIRASYFGNYEVLYVRYPGLPQSPPSGDSGLDNEPYFGNSNDARAVKPIGVDVQNRQHKDRLSGGMIAIVALSTTIAVVLCVATAWILLFKRNDGPCQPKPTPNVLLTSLNKPSGAGGSVMATMPSSASLSFGSSIAPYSGSAKTFSASDIEKATNNFDPSRILGEGGFGRVYRGVLEDGTEVAVKVLKRDDHQGGREFLAEVEMLSRLHHRNLVKLIGICIEERSRSLVYELIPNGSVESHLHGFDKETAPLDWEARIKIALGAARGLSYLHEDSSPRVIHRDFKSSNILLEHDFTPKVSDFGLARTAMDEESRHISTRVMGTFGYVAPEYAMTGHLLVKSDVYSYGVVLLELLTGRKPVDMSQPPGEENLVAWARPLLTSKEGIDVIIDKSIDSNVPFENIAKVAAIASMCVQPEVSHRPFMGEVVQALKLVCNQCNKARETSSQASSSPQNSTINTNDDEASSSRYMLDSFHSEYLVPNSISSLYGIDTRLSISDLLNTSMGIGMQESRQLERCFSSGPPRIGKGKRHFWERMRRYSGSSISEHGMPTRIWSGST from the exons ATGGAGGAGGTTCTGATTCTTCAAATGGTGATTCTTTGTCTCATTATTGCTGCTAATGCTTCCAACCTTGGGGAAATTGCTG GATTAAGAAACTCTCCACCCCCTTCAACTTTTTCTGCATTTCCTCCGGTTTTAGGAACACCTGGTTCAGTCCAACAAGAAAAATCGTTGAGAATCAATGGACCAAGCTCAGCACCACAGCAAAATG AGTCAACTTTGCAACCACCTGTTATGTTACCAACAATTGTTCCAGGTCCATTGCCTGATACGATCGAAGGGTTTATACCATCCGCTTCACCCCATGCTCCGCCTGAGGCACCACCATTTAATAGTATGCCTCAGCCATCTTTACCAGTTCAACCAAATGCTCCATTGATTTCACCAAGTGCACCAGAACCAGAAGGTAAAGCACCAGCGAATGAGACTCCTCTGTCGATTGTTTCTCCAG GTCCAGCTGTGtcatcttcaaattctccacATTATCCTCCTACAAGTTCCCCACATGAGCAAACAAATACTTCATCAAGTTCTCATCAAAGCACTTCACCAAATGTAGCTCCAATCCCTGAGCCAATTTCTCCAG CGAGCAAGTTGCCTAAGAACTCACCGGCTAGTCATCCGGTAGGTCTTGAAAGACCACCATCCATATTACCAG AACCCATTATCTCTCCAGCGATAGCTATTTCCCCAAAAGCTAGCGACAGAAAGAGATTAGAAACACCAGCAGCTACACCTTATAATGCACTGCCCAAGTATATGCCACCTGTGAATCATTCCCCAGGAGAAG CTCCTTCCAGTCACAATGACATGGGACATTCTCATGATGCTCAACAGCCGATCTCTCCACCGCAGAAAACTCTGTTTCATAGAGTAAATCTTTCTCCAACATCTCCTCCTTCGCCCTCAAATTATAAGAATCGCAGAAGGGAGAATCATATCATCAGTCACGCACCTGGACCAtcatatccaatttcctccccCATGACAAAAACGCCGG GTCCAGTTATTTCTACAGCACAACATTCGCCGGGCAGACAACACCATGCTCCACCTTCGGAATCAG AACCTCCTTCACATTATGCTCCACTGCCGCCTGTGACTCATGTTTCACCTTCTCCTTCACCACACCAAAAAATATCTGGGCATACTAGAA GACATTTTTATCCTCCTAAAGCTTCACCGTCGAAACCTTGGGCAAAAAGCCCAAAGATGCCACCAATTCATACATTGCCACCTCCACCTCCCGATGAAG ATTGTTTAGCTACCCAGTGCACCGAGCCGTATACAAATACTCCCCCAGGATCTCCCTGCGGTTGTGTATGGCCCATGCAAATTGGACTTCGCCTCAGTGTTTCGCTATATACCTTCTTCCCTCTAGTTTCAGTGCTGGCAACAGAAATTGCTGCTGGGGTGTTTGTAAAGCAAAGCCAAGTTCGCATCATTGGAGCCAATGCAGCTAACCAGCAACCAGATAAGACTGTTGTCCTTATTGACTTAGTCCCACTTGGTGAGAAGTTTGACAATACTACAGCCTTTTTGACTTACCAAAGGTTTTGGCATAAGAAGGTTTCGATCAGAGCTTCCTATTTTGGGAACTATGAAGTATTGTATGTTCGATATCCAGGTTTACCTCAATCACCTCCTTCTGGAGATTCAGGACTAGATAATGAGCCTTATTTCGGTAATAGTAATGACGCGAGGGCAGTAAAACCAATTGGCGTCGATGTGCAGAACAGACAGCACAAAGATAGGCTAAGTGGTGGTATGATTGCCATCGTTGCCCTATCAACTACTATTGCAGTGGTTTTATGTGTTGCAACTGCTTGGATTTTGCTCTTCAAACGCAATGATGGCCCTTGTCAGCCAAAACCGACTCCAAATGTTTTGTTAACCTCCCTCAATAAACCATCAG GTGCTGGTGGATCAGTTATGGCTACCATGCCGAGTTCTGCCTCTTTATCATTTGGATCTAGCATTGCCCCATATTCAGGGTCAGCCAAGACATTCAGTGCCTCCGACATTGAGAAAGCCACCAATAATTTTGATCCTTCAAGAATATTGGGAGAGGGTGGCTTTGGACGTGTTTACAGAGGCGTTCTCGAAGATGGTACTGAAGTAGCAGTCAAAGTTCTCAAGAGAGATGATCATCAGGGTGGTCGAGAATTCTTGGCTGAAGTTGAAATGCTTAGTCGTCTCCACCATAGAAATTTGGTCAAGTTGATTGGAATATGTATCGAGGAACGTAGCCGCTCCCTGGTGTATGAACTTATTCCAAATGGCAGTGTGGAATCTCACTTGCATG GTTTTGATAAGGAAACTGCTCCACTCGATTGGGAAGCCCGGATCAAGATAGCACTCGGCGCTGCTCGAGGTCTATCCTATCTACATGAGGATTCAAGTCCTAGAGTCATACATCGAGACTTCAAATCCAGCAATATCTTGTTAGAACATGATTTTACACCAAAAGTTTCTGACTTTGGGTTGGCTAGAACTGCAATGGATGAGGAAAGCAGACACATATCCACACGTGTCATGGGAACTTTCGG GTATGTGGCTCCAGAGTATGCAATGACTGGTCATCTACTTGTGAAGAGTGATGTTTATAGCTACGGGGTCGTTCTTCTTGAGTTATTAACTGGTAGGAAACCAGTTGATATGTCGCAACCACCGGGTGAAGAAAATCTTGTTGCGTGGGCTCGTCCTCTCCTCACAAGCAAAGAAGGCatagatgttataattgacAAATCAATAGATTCTAATGTTCCTTTTGAAAATATTGCCAAAGTGGCAGCCATTGCTTCAATGTGTGTGCAACCAGAGGTATCACATCGACCCTTCATGGGTGAGGTTGTTCAAGCATTGAAACTAGTTTGCAACCAATGCAACAAGGCTCGAGAAACAAGCTCACAGGCTAGTTCGAGCCCGCAGAATTCAACTATCAATACGAATGATGATGAGGCATCGAGTTCAAGATATATGCTAGACTCTTTTCATAGCGAATATTTAGTACCTAACTCAATTTCGAGTCTTTATGGCATTGATACACGTCTCTCAATTTCAGACTTGTTAAATACTTCAATGGGTATCGGAATGCAAGAATCTAGACAGCTTGAAAGATGCTTTAGTTCCGGTCCTCCTAGAATTGGAAAAGGCAAGAGGCACTTCTGGGAAAGAATGAGAAGATACTCAGGAAGTAGCATAAGTGAACATGGAATGCCCACTAGAATATGGTCAGGTTCTACCTAA
- the LOC120071316 gene encoding receptor-like serine/threonine-protein kinase ALE2 isoform X2 — protein MEEVLILQMVILCLIIAANASNLGEIAGLRNSPPPSTFSAFPPVLGTPGSVQQEKSLRINGPSSAPQQNGPLPDTIEGFIPSASPHAPPEAPPFNSMPQPSLPVQPNAPLISPSAPEPEGKAPANETPLSIVSPGPAVSSSNSPHYPPTSSPHEQTNTSSSSHQSTSPNVAPIPEPISPASKLPKNSPASHPVGLERPPSILPEPIISPAIAISPKASDRKRLETPAATPYNALPKYMPPVNHSPGEAPSSHNDMGHSHDAQQPISPPQKTLFHRVNLSPTSPPSPSNYKNRRRENHIISHAPGPSYPISSPMTKTPGPVISTAQHSPGRQHHAPPSESEPPSHYAPLPPVTHVSPSPSPHQKISGHTRRHFYPPKASPSKPWAKSPKMPPIHTLPPPPPDEDCLATQCTEPYTNTPPGSPCGCVWPMQIGLRLSVSLYTFFPLVSVLATEIAAGVFVKQSQVRIIGANAANQQPDKTVVLIDLVPLGEKFDNTTAFLTYQRFWHKKVSIRASYFGNYEVLYVRYPGLPQSPPSGDSGLDNEPYFGNSNDARAVKPIGVDVQNRQHKDRLSGGMIAIVALSTTIAVVLCVATAWILLFKRNDGPCQPKPTPNVLLTSLNKPSGAGGSVMATMPSSASLSFGSSIAPYSGSAKTFSASDIEKATNNFDPSRILGEGGFGRVYRGVLEDGTEVAVKVLKRDDHQGGREFLAEVEMLSRLHHRNLVKLIGICIEERSRSLVYELIPNGSVESHLHGFDKETAPLDWEARIKIALGAARGLSYLHEDSSPRVIHRDFKSSNILLEHDFTPKVSDFGLARTAMDEESRHISTRVMGTFGYVAPEYAMTGHLLVKSDVYSYGVVLLELLTGRKPVDMSQPPGEENLVAWARPLLTSKEGIDVIIDKSIDSNVPFENIAKVAAIASMCVQPEVSHRPFMGEVVQALKLVCNQCNKARETSSQASSSPQNSTINTNDDEASSSRYMLDSFHSEYLVPNSISSLYGIDTRLSISDLLNTSMGIGMQESRQLERCFSSGPPRIGKGKRHFWERMRRYSGSSISEHGMPTRIWSGST, from the exons ATGGAGGAGGTTCTGATTCTTCAAATGGTGATTCTTTGTCTCATTATTGCTGCTAATGCTTCCAACCTTGGGGAAATTGCTG GATTAAGAAACTCTCCACCCCCTTCAACTTTTTCTGCATTTCCTCCGGTTTTAGGAACACCTGGTTCAGTCCAACAAGAAAAATCGTTGAGAATCAATGGACCAAGCTCAGCACCACAGCAAAATG GTCCATTGCCTGATACGATCGAAGGGTTTATACCATCCGCTTCACCCCATGCTCCGCCTGAGGCACCACCATTTAATAGTATGCCTCAGCCATCTTTACCAGTTCAACCAAATGCTCCATTGATTTCACCAAGTGCACCAGAACCAGAAGGTAAAGCACCAGCGAATGAGACTCCTCTGTCGATTGTTTCTCCAG GTCCAGCTGTGtcatcttcaaattctccacATTATCCTCCTACAAGTTCCCCACATGAGCAAACAAATACTTCATCAAGTTCTCATCAAAGCACTTCACCAAATGTAGCTCCAATCCCTGAGCCAATTTCTCCAG CGAGCAAGTTGCCTAAGAACTCACCGGCTAGTCATCCGGTAGGTCTTGAAAGACCACCATCCATATTACCAG AACCCATTATCTCTCCAGCGATAGCTATTTCCCCAAAAGCTAGCGACAGAAAGAGATTAGAAACACCAGCAGCTACACCTTATAATGCACTGCCCAAGTATATGCCACCTGTGAATCATTCCCCAGGAGAAG CTCCTTCCAGTCACAATGACATGGGACATTCTCATGATGCTCAACAGCCGATCTCTCCACCGCAGAAAACTCTGTTTCATAGAGTAAATCTTTCTCCAACATCTCCTCCTTCGCCCTCAAATTATAAGAATCGCAGAAGGGAGAATCATATCATCAGTCACGCACCTGGACCAtcatatccaatttcctccccCATGACAAAAACGCCGG GTCCAGTTATTTCTACAGCACAACATTCGCCGGGCAGACAACACCATGCTCCACCTTCGGAATCAG AACCTCCTTCACATTATGCTCCACTGCCGCCTGTGACTCATGTTTCACCTTCTCCTTCACCACACCAAAAAATATCTGGGCATACTAGAA GACATTTTTATCCTCCTAAAGCTTCACCGTCGAAACCTTGGGCAAAAAGCCCAAAGATGCCACCAATTCATACATTGCCACCTCCACCTCCCGATGAAG ATTGTTTAGCTACCCAGTGCACCGAGCCGTATACAAATACTCCCCCAGGATCTCCCTGCGGTTGTGTATGGCCCATGCAAATTGGACTTCGCCTCAGTGTTTCGCTATATACCTTCTTCCCTCTAGTTTCAGTGCTGGCAACAGAAATTGCTGCTGGGGTGTTTGTAAAGCAAAGCCAAGTTCGCATCATTGGAGCCAATGCAGCTAACCAGCAACCAGATAAGACTGTTGTCCTTATTGACTTAGTCCCACTTGGTGAGAAGTTTGACAATACTACAGCCTTTTTGACTTACCAAAGGTTTTGGCATAAGAAGGTTTCGATCAGAGCTTCCTATTTTGGGAACTATGAAGTATTGTATGTTCGATATCCAGGTTTACCTCAATCACCTCCTTCTGGAGATTCAGGACTAGATAATGAGCCTTATTTCGGTAATAGTAATGACGCGAGGGCAGTAAAACCAATTGGCGTCGATGTGCAGAACAGACAGCACAAAGATAGGCTAAGTGGTGGTATGATTGCCATCGTTGCCCTATCAACTACTATTGCAGTGGTTTTATGTGTTGCAACTGCTTGGATTTTGCTCTTCAAACGCAATGATGGCCCTTGTCAGCCAAAACCGACTCCAAATGTTTTGTTAACCTCCCTCAATAAACCATCAG GTGCTGGTGGATCAGTTATGGCTACCATGCCGAGTTCTGCCTCTTTATCATTTGGATCTAGCATTGCCCCATATTCAGGGTCAGCCAAGACATTCAGTGCCTCCGACATTGAGAAAGCCACCAATAATTTTGATCCTTCAAGAATATTGGGAGAGGGTGGCTTTGGACGTGTTTACAGAGGCGTTCTCGAAGATGGTACTGAAGTAGCAGTCAAAGTTCTCAAGAGAGATGATCATCAGGGTGGTCGAGAATTCTTGGCTGAAGTTGAAATGCTTAGTCGTCTCCACCATAGAAATTTGGTCAAGTTGATTGGAATATGTATCGAGGAACGTAGCCGCTCCCTGGTGTATGAACTTATTCCAAATGGCAGTGTGGAATCTCACTTGCATG GTTTTGATAAGGAAACTGCTCCACTCGATTGGGAAGCCCGGATCAAGATAGCACTCGGCGCTGCTCGAGGTCTATCCTATCTACATGAGGATTCAAGTCCTAGAGTCATACATCGAGACTTCAAATCCAGCAATATCTTGTTAGAACATGATTTTACACCAAAAGTTTCTGACTTTGGGTTGGCTAGAACTGCAATGGATGAGGAAAGCAGACACATATCCACACGTGTCATGGGAACTTTCGG GTATGTGGCTCCAGAGTATGCAATGACTGGTCATCTACTTGTGAAGAGTGATGTTTATAGCTACGGGGTCGTTCTTCTTGAGTTATTAACTGGTAGGAAACCAGTTGATATGTCGCAACCACCGGGTGAAGAAAATCTTGTTGCGTGGGCTCGTCCTCTCCTCACAAGCAAAGAAGGCatagatgttataattgacAAATCAATAGATTCTAATGTTCCTTTTGAAAATATTGCCAAAGTGGCAGCCATTGCTTCAATGTGTGTGCAACCAGAGGTATCACATCGACCCTTCATGGGTGAGGTTGTTCAAGCATTGAAACTAGTTTGCAACCAATGCAACAAGGCTCGAGAAACAAGCTCACAGGCTAGTTCGAGCCCGCAGAATTCAACTATCAATACGAATGATGATGAGGCATCGAGTTCAAGATATATGCTAGACTCTTTTCATAGCGAATATTTAGTACCTAACTCAATTTCGAGTCTTTATGGCATTGATACACGTCTCTCAATTTCAGACTTGTTAAATACTTCAATGGGTATCGGAATGCAAGAATCTAGACAGCTTGAAAGATGCTTTAGTTCCGGTCCTCCTAGAATTGGAAAAGGCAAGAGGCACTTCTGGGAAAGAATGAGAAGATACTCAGGAAGTAGCATAAGTGAACATGGAATGCCCACTAGAATATGGTCAGGTTCTACCTAA
- the LOC120071316 gene encoding receptor-like serine/threonine-protein kinase ALE2 isoform X4: protein MEEVLILQMVILCLIIAANASNLGEIAGTPGSVQQEKSLRINGPSSAPQQNGPLPDTIEGFIPSASPHAPPEAPPFNSMPQPSLPVQPNAPLISPSAPEPEGKAPANETPLSIVSPGPAVSSSNSPHYPPTSSPHEQTNTSSSSHQSTSPNVAPIPEPISPASKLPKNSPASHPVGLERPPSILPEPIISPAIAISPKASDRKRLETPAATPYNALPKYMPPVNHSPGEAPSSHNDMGHSHDAQQPISPPQKTLFHRVNLSPTSPPSPSNYKNRRRENHIISHAPGPSYPISSPMTKTPGPVISTAQHSPGRQHHAPPSESEPPSHYAPLPPVTHVSPSPSPHQKISGHTRRHFYPPKASPSKPWAKSPKMPPIHTLPPPPPDEDCLATQCTEPYTNTPPGSPCGCVWPMQIGLRLSVSLYTFFPLVSVLATEIAAGVFVKQSQVRIIGANAANQQPDKTVVLIDLVPLGEKFDNTTAFLTYQRFWHKKVSIRASYFGNYEVLYVRYPGLPQSPPSGDSGLDNEPYFGNSNDARAVKPIGVDVQNRQHKDRLSGGMIAIVALSTTIAVVLCVATAWILLFKRNDGPCQPKPTPNVLLTSLNKPSGAGGSVMATMPSSASLSFGSSIAPYSGSAKTFSASDIEKATNNFDPSRILGEGGFGRVYRGVLEDGTEVAVKVLKRDDHQGGREFLAEVEMLSRLHHRNLVKLIGICIEERSRSLVYELIPNGSVESHLHGFDKETAPLDWEARIKIALGAARGLSYLHEDSSPRVIHRDFKSSNILLEHDFTPKVSDFGLARTAMDEESRHISTRVMGTFGYVAPEYAMTGHLLVKSDVYSYGVVLLELLTGRKPVDMSQPPGEENLVAWARPLLTSKEGIDVIIDKSIDSNVPFENIAKVAAIASMCVQPEVSHRPFMGEVVQALKLVCNQCNKARETSSQASSSPQNSTINTNDDEASSSRYMLDSFHSEYLVPNSISSLYGIDTRLSISDLLNTSMGIGMQESRQLERCFSSGPPRIGKGKRHFWERMRRYSGSSISEHGMPTRIWSGST, encoded by the exons ATGGAGGAGGTTCTGATTCTTCAAATGGTGATTCTTTGTCTCATTATTGCTGCTAATGCTTCCAACCTTGGGGAAATTGCTG GAACACCTGGTTCAGTCCAACAAGAAAAATCGTTGAGAATCAATGGACCAAGCTCAGCACCACAGCAAAATG GTCCATTGCCTGATACGATCGAAGGGTTTATACCATCCGCTTCACCCCATGCTCCGCCTGAGGCACCACCATTTAATAGTATGCCTCAGCCATCTTTACCAGTTCAACCAAATGCTCCATTGATTTCACCAAGTGCACCAGAACCAGAAGGTAAAGCACCAGCGAATGAGACTCCTCTGTCGATTGTTTCTCCAG GTCCAGCTGTGtcatcttcaaattctccacATTATCCTCCTACAAGTTCCCCACATGAGCAAACAAATACTTCATCAAGTTCTCATCAAAGCACTTCACCAAATGTAGCTCCAATCCCTGAGCCAATTTCTCCAG CGAGCAAGTTGCCTAAGAACTCACCGGCTAGTCATCCGGTAGGTCTTGAAAGACCACCATCCATATTACCAG AACCCATTATCTCTCCAGCGATAGCTATTTCCCCAAAAGCTAGCGACAGAAAGAGATTAGAAACACCAGCAGCTACACCTTATAATGCACTGCCCAAGTATATGCCACCTGTGAATCATTCCCCAGGAGAAG CTCCTTCCAGTCACAATGACATGGGACATTCTCATGATGCTCAACAGCCGATCTCTCCACCGCAGAAAACTCTGTTTCATAGAGTAAATCTTTCTCCAACATCTCCTCCTTCGCCCTCAAATTATAAGAATCGCAGAAGGGAGAATCATATCATCAGTCACGCACCTGGACCAtcatatccaatttcctccccCATGACAAAAACGCCGG GTCCAGTTATTTCTACAGCACAACATTCGCCGGGCAGACAACACCATGCTCCACCTTCGGAATCAG AACCTCCTTCACATTATGCTCCACTGCCGCCTGTGACTCATGTTTCACCTTCTCCTTCACCACACCAAAAAATATCTGGGCATACTAGAA GACATTTTTATCCTCCTAAAGCTTCACCGTCGAAACCTTGGGCAAAAAGCCCAAAGATGCCACCAATTCATACATTGCCACCTCCACCTCCCGATGAAG ATTGTTTAGCTACCCAGTGCACCGAGCCGTATACAAATACTCCCCCAGGATCTCCCTGCGGTTGTGTATGGCCCATGCAAATTGGACTTCGCCTCAGTGTTTCGCTATATACCTTCTTCCCTCTAGTTTCAGTGCTGGCAACAGAAATTGCTGCTGGGGTGTTTGTAAAGCAAAGCCAAGTTCGCATCATTGGAGCCAATGCAGCTAACCAGCAACCAGATAAGACTGTTGTCCTTATTGACTTAGTCCCACTTGGTGAGAAGTTTGACAATACTACAGCCTTTTTGACTTACCAAAGGTTTTGGCATAAGAAGGTTTCGATCAGAGCTTCCTATTTTGGGAACTATGAAGTATTGTATGTTCGATATCCAGGTTTACCTCAATCACCTCCTTCTGGAGATTCAGGACTAGATAATGAGCCTTATTTCGGTAATAGTAATGACGCGAGGGCAGTAAAACCAATTGGCGTCGATGTGCAGAACAGACAGCACAAAGATAGGCTAAGTGGTGGTATGATTGCCATCGTTGCCCTATCAACTACTATTGCAGTGGTTTTATGTGTTGCAACTGCTTGGATTTTGCTCTTCAAACGCAATGATGGCCCTTGTCAGCCAAAACCGACTCCAAATGTTTTGTTAACCTCCCTCAATAAACCATCAG GTGCTGGTGGATCAGTTATGGCTACCATGCCGAGTTCTGCCTCTTTATCATTTGGATCTAGCATTGCCCCATATTCAGGGTCAGCCAAGACATTCAGTGCCTCCGACATTGAGAAAGCCACCAATAATTTTGATCCTTCAAGAATATTGGGAGAGGGTGGCTTTGGACGTGTTTACAGAGGCGTTCTCGAAGATGGTACTGAAGTAGCAGTCAAAGTTCTCAAGAGAGATGATCATCAGGGTGGTCGAGAATTCTTGGCTGAAGTTGAAATGCTTAGTCGTCTCCACCATAGAAATTTGGTCAAGTTGATTGGAATATGTATCGAGGAACGTAGCCGCTCCCTGGTGTATGAACTTATTCCAAATGGCAGTGTGGAATCTCACTTGCATG GTTTTGATAAGGAAACTGCTCCACTCGATTGGGAAGCCCGGATCAAGATAGCACTCGGCGCTGCTCGAGGTCTATCCTATCTACATGAGGATTCAAGTCCTAGAGTCATACATCGAGACTTCAAATCCAGCAATATCTTGTTAGAACATGATTTTACACCAAAAGTTTCTGACTTTGGGTTGGCTAGAACTGCAATGGATGAGGAAAGCAGACACATATCCACACGTGTCATGGGAACTTTCGG GTATGTGGCTCCAGAGTATGCAATGACTGGTCATCTACTTGTGAAGAGTGATGTTTATAGCTACGGGGTCGTTCTTCTTGAGTTATTAACTGGTAGGAAACCAGTTGATATGTCGCAACCACCGGGTGAAGAAAATCTTGTTGCGTGGGCTCGTCCTCTCCTCACAAGCAAAGAAGGCatagatgttataattgacAAATCAATAGATTCTAATGTTCCTTTTGAAAATATTGCCAAAGTGGCAGCCATTGCTTCAATGTGTGTGCAACCAGAGGTATCACATCGACCCTTCATGGGTGAGGTTGTTCAAGCATTGAAACTAGTTTGCAACCAATGCAACAAGGCTCGAGAAACAAGCTCACAGGCTAGTTCGAGCCCGCAGAATTCAACTATCAATACGAATGATGATGAGGCATCGAGTTCAAGATATATGCTAGACTCTTTTCATAGCGAATATTTAGTACCTAACTCAATTTCGAGTCTTTATGGCATTGATACACGTCTCTCAATTTCAGACTTGTTAAATACTTCAATGGGTATCGGAATGCAAGAATCTAGACAGCTTGAAAGATGCTTTAGTTCCGGTCCTCCTAGAATTGGAAAAGGCAAGAGGCACTTCTGGGAAAGAATGAGAAGATACTCAGGAAGTAGCATAAGTGAACATGGAATGCCCACTAGAATATGGTCAGGTTCTACCTAA